From a region of the Brevibacterium siliguriense genome:
- a CDS encoding 2Fe-2S iron-sulfur cluster-binding protein, translating to MTNTTRLHSASRLPSATGIDTTRPVDFTVDGATYSGFSGDTIASALIAAGRIDCGNSTYLGRARGILGAGVEESNALVRVHSRFPGDVSESMLPATRVAVAEGLEADYLAGLGILDPGQDELTYEHKHVHTDVLIVGAGPAGLAAAREAGKSGARTLLLDDQSLPGGSLLAVGPATAETIDGVDALAWVESTVAGFAEHEELTYVKNTTVFGSYDSNYFVALEDRTDAVAAAGGRGVRQKVWHIRAGQVVLATGAHERPIVFADNDRPGIMLASAVRTYLGRYGVAAGDKVAVATTNDSAYDLVTDLHAAGITVPAVIDSRPTASAIAESVTAATGTRLILGSAVTGTAGDGPAGRVSAITVAGLDDDGVAAENGESIAVDLLAVSGGHSPVIHLHGQRKGTIHWNVDIAAFVPTTPVRDQFTVGAVTGDYSLEAALRQGAEAGNQAANRTGFPAALAVPAASATAYAPARPLWLVTSAQDDHTNLSTHFIDFQRDQTVADVQRAMGAGMRSVEHIKRYTSISTANDQGKTSAVNAIGAIASVLGEADDLGQVGHTTFRAPFAPVPFAALAGRRKGELFDPARVTSIHPWHVAHGAEFEDVGQWKRPWYYPKPGEDMEAAVLREGKAVRESVGFQDASTLGKIEIRGKDAGEFLGQIYTNGFKKLKVGKGRYGLMCKPDGMIFDDGVTLRVAEDRYYMTTTTGGAATVLEWLEEWHQTEWPDLDVVFTSVTEQWSTVAVAGPRSRDVIAKIAPNLDVSNEAFEFMGFRETTLANGIPARICRISFSGELAFEINVDTFYGLAVWEAVAEAGAEFDITPYGTEVMHVLRAEKGFIIVGQDTDGTVTPQDAGMEWIVSKAKDFIGKRSYSRVDTAREDRKHLVGVLPVDGTTRLAEGAQLIAAGTPVTPEDGPVPMIGHVTSSYISPSLDRPFGLALVENGRNREGEIVKSPFGDILVDVEITSPVFYDPEGNRRDG from the coding sequence ATGACGAACACCACCCGTCTGCACTCCGCGTCTCGGCTGCCCTCCGCCACCGGCATCGACACCACCCGGCCGGTCGACTTCACCGTCGACGGAGCGACCTACTCGGGCTTCTCCGGCGACACGATCGCCAGTGCGCTCATCGCCGCCGGCCGCATCGACTGCGGCAACTCGACCTACCTGGGACGCGCTCGCGGCATCCTCGGCGCCGGCGTCGAGGAGTCCAACGCGCTTGTGCGCGTGCACTCTCGATTCCCCGGCGACGTCTCCGAATCGATGCTGCCCGCCACCCGCGTCGCCGTCGCCGAAGGGCTCGAGGCTGACTACCTCGCCGGACTCGGCATCCTCGACCCCGGCCAGGACGAACTGACCTACGAACACAAGCACGTGCACACCGACGTCCTCATCGTCGGCGCAGGCCCCGCCGGACTCGCCGCGGCACGGGAAGCCGGCAAGTCCGGTGCGCGCACACTCCTCCTCGACGACCAGTCCCTGCCCGGCGGGTCCCTGCTCGCGGTGGGACCGGCCACGGCCGAAACGATCGACGGCGTCGACGCCCTGGCCTGGGTCGAGTCCACCGTCGCCGGGTTCGCCGAGCACGAAGAGCTCACCTACGTGAAGAACACGACCGTCTTCGGCAGCTACGACTCGAACTACTTCGTCGCCCTCGAAGACCGCACCGACGCCGTCGCCGCTGCCGGTGGCCGCGGAGTGCGCCAGAAGGTCTGGCACATCCGCGCCGGTCAGGTCGTGCTCGCCACCGGTGCACACGAGCGTCCGATCGTCTTCGCCGACAACGACCGTCCCGGCATCATGCTCGCCTCGGCCGTGCGCACATACCTCGGCCGCTACGGTGTGGCCGCCGGTGACAAAGTGGCCGTGGCGACGACGAACGACTCCGCCTACGATCTCGTCACCGACCTCCACGCGGCAGGCATCACCGTCCCCGCGGTCATCGACTCCCGTCCGACCGCCTCGGCGATCGCCGAATCCGTCACCGCAGCCACGGGCACCCGCCTCATCCTCGGCTCTGCCGTCACCGGCACCGCAGGTGACGGACCCGCCGGACGGGTCAGCGCCATCACTGTCGCCGGACTCGATGACGACGGCGTCGCAGCCGAGAACGGTGAGAGCATTGCCGTCGACCTGCTTGCGGTCTCCGGCGGACATTCGCCGGTCATCCACCTGCACGGTCAGCGCAAGGGCACAATCCACTGGAACGTCGACATCGCGGCCTTCGTGCCGACGACGCCCGTGCGCGACCAGTTCACCGTCGGAGCAGTGACCGGGGACTACTCGCTCGAAGCGGCTCTGCGGCAGGGCGCCGAGGCAGGGAACCAGGCGGCGAACCGCACCGGCTTCCCGGCCGCACTCGCCGTCCCCGCGGCCTCGGCGACGGCCTATGCCCCGGCGCGCCCGCTGTGGCTGGTCACCTCGGCGCAGGACGACCACACGAATCTGAGCACGCACTTCATCGACTTCCAACGCGACCAGACCGTCGCCGATGTGCAGCGGGCGATGGGCGCGGGCATGCGCTCGGTCGAGCACATCAAGCGCTACACCTCGATCTCGACGGCGAACGATCAGGGCAAGACCTCAGCGGTCAACGCGATCGGCGCGATCGCCTCGGTGCTGGGGGAAGCCGACGACCTCGGACAGGTCGGGCACACGACCTTCCGGGCCCCCTTCGCCCCGGTGCCTTTCGCGGCACTGGCCGGACGGCGCAAGGGCGAACTCTTCGACCCGGCCCGGGTCACCTCGATCCACCCCTGGCACGTCGCCCACGGTGCCGAGTTCGAAGACGTCGGCCAGTGGAAGCGCCCCTGGTACTACCCGAAGCCGGGTGAGGACATGGAGGCGGCGGTGCTGCGCGAGGGCAAGGCCGTGCGCGAATCCGTCGGCTTCCAGGACGCCTCGACGCTCGGCAAGATCGAGATCCGCGGGAAGGACGCCGGAGAGTTCCTCGGCCAGATCTACACGAACGGCTTCAAGAAGCTGAAGGTCGGCAAGGGCCGGTACGGGCTGATGTGCAAGCCCGACGGAATGATCTTCGACGACGGTGTGACCCTGCGGGTAGCCGAGGACCGCTACTACATGACGACGACCACTGGCGGGGCCGCGACCGTCCTCGAATGGCTCGAGGAATGGCACCAGACCGAATGGCCCGACCTCGACGTCGTCTTCACCTCGGTGACCGAACAGTGGTCGACTGTCGCCGTGGCCGGACCCCGGTCGCGCGATGTCATCGCCAAGATCGCACCGAACCTCGATGTGTCGAACGAGGCCTTCGAGTTCATGGGCTTCCGTGAGACCACCCTGGCGAACGGCATTCCCGCTCGCATCTGCCGGATTTCGTTCTCCGGTGAGCTCGCCTTCGAGATCAACGTCGACACGTTCTACGGGCTGGCCGTGTGGGAGGCCGTCGCCGAGGCGGGGGCCGAGTTCGACATCACCCCGTACGGCACTGAGGTCATGCACGTGCTGCGTGCCGAGAAGGGCTTCATCATCGTCGGACAGGACACCGACGGCACCGTGACCCCGCAGGACGCGGGCATGGAGTGGATCGTCTCGAAGGCCAAGGACTTCATCGGCAAACGCTCCTACTCCCGGGTCGACACGGCCCGCGAGGACCGCAAGCATCTTGTCGGAGTCCTGCCCGTCGACGGCACGACCCGCCTGGCCGAGGGCGCCCAGCTCATTGCGGCGGGCACTCCCGTCACACCGGAGGACGGGCCGGTGCCGATGATCGGGCATGTCACCTCGTCGTATATCTCGCCGAGCCTCGACCGGCCGTTCGGTCTCGCACTCGTCGAGAACGGCCGCAACCGCGAAGGTGAGATCGTCAAGTCTCCCTTCGGCGACATCCTCGTCGACGTCGAGATCACCTCGCCCGTCTTCTACGATCCGGAAGGAAACCGCCGCGATGGCTGA
- a CDS encoding sarcosine oxidase subunit delta has translation MLLIHCPNCGPRDETEFHYGGQAHVPYPEDPYALTDKEWAEYLFYRENNRGAFAEMWSHSAGCRKWFNAVRDTATYDFTAIYPIGSPRPDTQGEVR, from the coding sequence ATGCTGCTCATCCACTGCCCGAACTGCGGGCCACGCGACGAAACCGAATTCCACTACGGCGGACAGGCGCACGTCCCCTACCCCGAAGACCCGTACGCCCTGACAGACAAAGAATGGGCCGAGTACCTCTTCTACCGTGAGAACAACCGCGGCGCCTTTGCCGAGATGTGGAGCCACAGCGCCGGCTGCCGGAAGTGGTTCAACGCCGTCCGCGACACGGCCACCTACGACTTCACCGCGATCTACCCGATCGGCTCGCCCCGTCCCGACACCCAAGGAGAGGTTCGATGA